One Chaetodon trifascialis isolate fChaTrf1 chromosome 21, fChaTrf1.hap1, whole genome shotgun sequence genomic window carries:
- the six3b gene encoding homeobox protein SIX3b, with the protein MVFRSPLDFFSASRILLPHFADGPPILARSRSPEDPPSACPPLALPGLCFSAAQIASVCETLEETGDIERLARFLWSLPVTADGRDSISEHESVQRARAVVAYHSGSFRELYHILETHRFTRASHGKLQAMWLEAHYREAEKLRGRPLGPVDKYRVRKKFPLPRTIWDGEQKTHCFKERTRGLLREWYLQDPYPNPGKKRELAHATGLTPTQVGNWFKNRRQRDRAAAAKNRLQHNRMRPDGARSLSGGECSPDGSGGRADGETLLSVTDSDSDLDV; encoded by the exons ATGGTGTTCAGATCGCCGCTCGACTTTTTCTCAGCCTCCCGGATCCTCCTGCCCCACTTCGCGGATGGGCCCCCTATTCTGGCCCGCTCGCGGTCCCCGGAGGACCCTCCCTCGGCCTGTCCTCCCCTGGCTCTCCCGGGACTGTGTTTCTCTGCGGCGCAGATAGCCAGCGTGTGCGAAACTCTGGAGGAGACCGGAGACATCGAACGGCTGGCCCGCTTCCTCTGGTCACTCCCGGTGACCGCAGACGGCCGCGACTCCATCTCTGAGCACGAGTCCGTTCAACGAGCGCGCGCCGTGGTGGCCTACCACTCGGGGAGTTTCCGCGAGCTTTATCACATCCTGGAGACGCATCGCTTCACGCGCGCCTCGCACGGTAAACTGCAAGCAATGTGGCTCGAAGCTCACTACCGGGAGGCCGAGAAGCTCCGGGGGCGGCCGCTCGGACCGGTTGACAAGTACCGCGTGAGGAAGAAGTTCCCGTTGCCAAGGACCATCTGGGACGGAGAGCAAAAGACGCACTGTTTTAAGGAGCGCACGCGGGGGCTGCTGAGGGAATGGTACCTGCAGGACCCGTACCCGAACCCCGGGAAGAAGCGGGAGCTGGCGCACGCAACCGGCCTCACGCCGACTCAAGTTGGAAACTGGTTCAAAAACCGGAGACAGAGAGATCGAGCGGCAGCAGCCAAAAACAG gttgCAGCACAATCGGATGCGTCCAGACGGTGCGCGTTCACTCAGCGGAGGAGAGTGCAGCCCAGACGGCAGCGGAGGACGCGCAGATGGAGAGACTCTTCTCTCAGTAACGGACAGTGACTCTGACTTGGATGTCTGA